The Virgibacillus sp. MSP4-1 genome has a segment encoding these proteins:
- a CDS encoding TRAP transporter permease: protein MTDENGEQLSEQDLLEKYDKESNYRKNIGKWAWIVTFLGVYLTVFHLYTGFYGTLQSQIQGAVHVGTALGVIFLLYPIKKGLHKNGIPWYDIVLAFTAIFVGYYKIIQFDAILDARVHGYSSLDIIISVLGVLLLLEATRRCVGLPIVIVASVTILYALFGNLIPANMLSHAGFSFEKVFTDLWFRENAVFGIPVQVSAKFIFLFLLFGVLLVHTGIGQFFNDIAYALTGRFTGGTAKAAVAASAMQGMVSGSSIANTVASGSFTIPMMKKAKFKPEFAAAAEASASTGGQLMPPIMGAAAFIMIEYTGTDYATIMLAALIPSLLYFSGIFMGAHFEAKKQGIVGMPKDQLPSAKKLLLSKGFMLLPLVAIIGTLFAGYTPQRAALMGILVAFLASFVRKDTRMSFKKIIFVLEQGTRVALPVIAAVGTAGIIAGVVGMTGLGSKIASGIIALSQGILPLALLFTMIACIILGMGLPTTANYVVTATVAAPALINGFGVDMLSAHLFVFYFGIVADITPPVCLAAYAGAGIARANPFKAGTTAVRLAIAAFIIPYIFVFNPILVQSGDYTTIELILAVITALIGMMGVSSSVMGYFKRKAFAWERIVLVAAGLMLISPNHYVDILGFVLIAVVWLFQSRREDDMPKQGPGQPLQA, encoded by the coding sequence ATCACTGACGAAAACGGTGAGCAATTATCCGAGCAAGACCTATTAGAGAAATACGATAAAGAAAGTAATTATCGAAAAAATATTGGCAAATGGGCCTGGATTGTTACATTCCTCGGGGTCTATTTAACTGTATTCCATTTATATACAGGCTTTTATGGAACCTTACAATCACAGATTCAGGGTGCCGTCCACGTCGGTACAGCACTTGGGGTTATCTTTTTACTCTATCCCATTAAAAAAGGATTGCATAAAAATGGAATCCCATGGTACGACATTGTTTTAGCATTCACAGCGATTTTCGTAGGCTACTATAAAATTATTCAGTTTGATGCTATTTTGGATGCACGTGTTCACGGGTACTCATCACTTGATATTATCATTTCAGTTTTAGGGGTACTCCTCTTATTAGAAGCAACCAGAAGATGTGTTGGTCTTCCGATTGTCATCGTTGCTTCCGTTACAATTCTATATGCTCTCTTCGGAAATTTAATTCCTGCCAATATGCTATCACACGCTGGCTTTTCGTTTGAAAAAGTATTTACGGATTTATGGTTCAGAGAAAATGCGGTATTTGGTATTCCTGTACAGGTATCAGCGAAATTTATCTTTCTCTTCCTATTATTCGGGGTTTTATTAGTCCACACAGGTATTGGACAATTCTTTAATGATATTGCCTATGCACTTACAGGCCGTTTTACAGGTGGTACAGCTAAAGCAGCTGTTGCAGCCAGCGCCATGCAGGGAATGGTATCAGGAAGCTCCATTGCAAATACGGTAGCTTCAGGATCCTTTACCATTCCAATGATGAAAAAGGCCAAATTCAAACCTGAGTTTGCCGCTGCGGCTGAGGCTTCGGCTTCAACCGGCGGACAACTGATGCCACCAATCATGGGGGCTGCCGCCTTCATAATGATTGAATATACAGGTACAGACTACGCAACCATTATGCTGGCTGCATTAATTCCGTCTTTGCTTTATTTTTCCGGCATTTTTATGGGCGCACACTTTGAGGCGAAAAAGCAGGGAATTGTCGGGATGCCCAAGGACCAGCTGCCAAGTGCGAAAAAACTACTGTTATCCAAGGGCTTCATGCTCCTGCCACTGGTAGCTATCATCGGAACGCTGTTTGCAGGTTATACACCACAAAGAGCAGCCTTAATGGGAATCCTCGTTGCCTTCCTTGCCAGCTTTGTACGGAAAGATACACGAATGTCCTTCAAGAAAATTATTTTTGTACTTGAGCAGGGAACTCGTGTAGCGCTTCCTGTTATTGCGGCAGTTGGTACAGCCGGTATTATTGCCGGAGTTGTTGGAATGACAGGATTAGGAAGTAAGATTGCTTCCGGCATTATTGCCCTGTCACAGGGAATTCTGCCACTAGCCCTGTTATTTACGATGATTGCCTGTATTATTTTAGGTATGGGGCTGCCGACCACAGCGAACTATGTTGTTACCGCAACCGTAGCAGCACCTGCCTTAATTAACGGATTTGGTGTGGATATGCTGTCCGCTCACTTATTTGTGTTCTACTTTGGTATTGTAGCAGATATCACTCCGCCTGTTTGTCTTGCAGCATATGCAGGTGCAGGGATTGCTCGAGCCAATCCGTTCAAGGCCGGAACAACAGCCGTCCGACTCGCGATCGCAGCCTTTATCATCCCATATATTTTTGTGTTCAACCCTATTCTCGTTCAATCGGGTGACTACACAACGATAGAACTGATTCTGGCTGTCATTACGGCTCTTATTGGTATGATGGGCGTAAGCAGCTCGGTGATGGGATATTTCAAGCGCAAGGCTTTTGCCTGGGAGCGTATCGTCTTAGTCGCTGCAGGTCTAATGCTAATTTCACCAAACCACTATGTGGATATTTTAGGATTTGTTTTAATTGCCGTTGTGTGGCTCTTCCAATCTCGCCGGGAAGATGACATGCCTAAACAAGGACCCGGCCAGCCATTACAGGCATAA
- the pepT gene encoding peptidase T — MKQDIIKRFTSYVQVDTQSNENNEECPSTPGQLTLANQLVEELKAIGMKEVTIDENGYVMATLPSNTDKEMNTIGFLAHVDTATDFTGKNVKPQLVENYDGEDILLNEELHIVLSPEEYPNLANYKGHTLVTTDGTTLLGADNKAGVTEIMTAMDFLIQHPEIKHGPIRVAFTPDEEIGRGPHKFDVERFNASCAYTVDGGPLGELQYESFNAAAAKMTVKGNNVHPGTAKDKMVNSMKIAMELHQQLPEQETPEHTENYEGFYHLLSFEGDVEQSSLAYIIRDHDKDKFESRKQTVRQIVSNIQQKYGEDAIILEMKDQYYNMRDKIEPVKEIVDIAYEAMENLDIEPVVEPIRGGTDGSQLSYKGLPTPNLFTGGENFHGKYEFASVDHMVKATETIIEIAQLFEEKA; from the coding sequence ATGAAGCAGGATATCATAAAACGATTCACATCCTATGTCCAGGTGGATACCCAATCAAATGAGAACAACGAAGAATGCCCTTCCACACCAGGCCAGCTAACCTTGGCCAATCAGCTCGTAGAAGAATTAAAAGCAATCGGAATGAAAGAGGTTACCATTGACGAAAACGGCTATGTGATGGCTACCCTTCCTTCCAACACAGACAAAGAGATGAACACCATTGGGTTTTTGGCTCACGTCGATACCGCAACCGATTTTACCGGTAAGAATGTTAAGCCACAGCTAGTGGAAAATTATGATGGTGAGGACATCCTCTTAAATGAAGAATTACATATCGTTCTGTCACCTGAAGAGTATCCGAATCTTGCCAACTACAAAGGTCACACCCTGGTCACAACAGATGGCACCACTCTTCTTGGTGCAGACAACAAAGCTGGGGTAACAGAAATTATGACCGCCATGGATTTCCTCATTCAGCATCCGGAAATCAAACACGGCCCCATCAGAGTGGCCTTTACACCTGATGAAGAAATTGGCCGGGGACCGCATAAATTTGACGTGGAACGATTCAATGCCTCCTGTGCCTATACCGTGGATGGCGGTCCTTTAGGAGAGCTTCAATACGAAAGCTTTAATGCCGCAGCTGCCAAAATGACGGTAAAAGGAAACAATGTTCATCCAGGAACAGCGAAAGATAAAATGGTGAATTCCATGAAAATAGCGATGGAACTGCATCAGCAATTACCGGAACAAGAAACCCCTGAACATACGGAAAACTATGAAGGATTCTATCATCTGCTTTCCTTTGAAGGGGATGTAGAACAGAGCAGCCTGGCCTATATCATCCGTGATCATGATAAAGATAAATTTGAGTCGCGCAAACAGACCGTCAGACAGATTGTATCCAACATACAGCAAAAATACGGCGAGGACGCGATTATTCTTGAAATGAAAGATCAATACTATAACATGCGGGATAAAATCGAACCTGTCAAAGAAATTGTGGACATCGCCTATGAAGCGATGGAAAATCTCGATATAGAACCGGTCGTGGAACCGATTCGCGGTGGAACAGATGGCTCACAGCTTTCCTATAAAGGACTGCCAACCCCGAATCTGTTTACAGGCGGCGAAAACTTCCATGGAAAATATGAGTTTGCATCCGTGGACCACATGGTAAAAGCAACAGAAACCATCATTGAGATAGCGCAATTGTTTGAGGAAAAGGCCTAG
- a CDS encoding DEAD/DEAH box helicase, with amino-acid sequence MDLNKGMFTQSVYRRGLQYYNQGRVGQFTHYADEHSWRTAVFGTEVYDVEIQFTNNGISYFCECPAHETYHSCKHTVAAFLELADVIQDPIDREALHQFLGQFESDISFRRRRMSRQRPDPATEMIKLFSDYIETSDTTNEPSMIARPLKCEYIIKTHQRIWDSPLLTVEIKIGEQRTYVVKKIRELLSHIQQQKELIFTKKFTYDPKIHYFKQEDQEIIQLLMEIYTSESFYQGSRNLQYGYIDPREMVIPPLHADRLLQMLQHRDCQFKGETGTYTEFYRSDEELPFTFELDQNQQASGYNLDLHFLNSAVILDDYQFVLSGNIFYKVDQKQLGILNEMGKIVNLTHNRTLPIKKEQIESFLSHVMPSLNQIGDLQIKEQISNDIIQPPLQAKLYLDIDEEHLTARLEYHYEDYTFYPFGNYKDERQESNQILIRDMEKEQEVMNIIETAPFKYNGNELYIDEEDEIFSFLYDVLPKLEDKIAIYTTNQIKQMMLEERQYPDIQIDLDANENFLEINFDFEDIHPDEIQHIFQSITEKKRYYRLPNGTFVPLEDDAFTPISKLMNELNINPENMDEGQITVPAYRGMQVEEYMNKEIGAKYNKAFRQLLRDIKTPDESEYTLPENLNADLREYQNVGYQWLKGLSHYRFGGILADDMGLGKTLQAIAFLLSDWEEKQSENDPALVVAPASLVYNWKSEFSKFAPQLNVVVVSGSRDERRGKLEKATEADVLVTSYPSLRQDIEVYQPMTFSTMILDEAQAIKNHLTKTAKAVKSIVASKRFALSGTPIENSLDELWSIFDCLMPGFFPNKKTFNTLPQEQISRMSRPFILRRLKQDVLKELPDKIETVHTSELTKEQKQLYLGYLERIQGEAANAIAAEGFQKNRMKILAGLTRLRQLCCHPSLFIEDYQGESGKLNQLLEIVENARENNQRMLIFSQFSSMLQIIQQKLTDAGMDAFYLDGQTPSKERVEMAERFNQGEKEIFLISLKAGGTGLNLTGAATVILYDLWWNPAIEEQAAGRAHRIGQKKVVQVFRLITEGTIEEKIYSLQQKKRELIENVIQPGETMFKSLSEEEIKELLSMN; translated from the coding sequence ATGGACTTAAACAAGGGAATGTTTACCCAGTCTGTTTATAGAAGAGGACTGCAATATTATAATCAGGGCCGTGTTGGTCAATTCACTCATTACGCTGACGAACACAGCTGGCGTACGGCCGTTTTTGGCACGGAAGTTTATGACGTGGAAATCCAATTTACAAATAACGGAATCTCCTATTTTTGTGAGTGCCCAGCTCATGAAACCTATCATTCCTGCAAACATACCGTTGCAGCTTTTTTAGAGCTGGCTGATGTGATTCAAGATCCAATTGATAGAGAAGCCCTTCATCAGTTTCTTGGACAATTTGAAAGTGACATTTCGTTCAGAAGAAGGAGAATGAGCCGTCAACGGCCTGATCCGGCTACAGAAATGATTAAACTGTTCTCGGATTATATTGAAACATCTGATACGACAAACGAGCCATCCATGATTGCCAGACCGTTAAAATGTGAATATATTATAAAAACCCATCAAAGAATTTGGGACTCTCCTCTGCTAACGGTTGAAATTAAAATTGGTGAACAAAGAACTTATGTAGTCAAGAAAATCCGTGAGCTGCTCAGCCACATTCAACAGCAAAAAGAGCTTATTTTCACAAAAAAGTTCACCTATGATCCTAAAATTCATTACTTCAAGCAGGAAGATCAGGAGATTATCCAGCTATTAATGGAGATCTACACAAGCGAAAGCTTCTATCAGGGATCACGGAATTTACAATACGGGTACATCGATCCAAGGGAAATGGTCATTCCTCCTCTGCATGCGGACCGTCTGCTACAAATGCTGCAGCATCGGGACTGTCAATTCAAAGGCGAAACAGGGACCTATACGGAATTTTATCGGTCAGATGAGGAACTTCCTTTTACTTTTGAGCTTGACCAAAACCAGCAGGCAAGCGGGTACAACCTTGACTTACATTTCCTGAACTCTGCGGTCATTTTAGACGATTATCAATTTGTTCTTTCCGGCAATATTTTCTATAAGGTTGATCAAAAGCAGCTCGGGATTTTAAACGAAATGGGTAAAATTGTAAACCTGACGCATAACCGGACTTTGCCTATTAAAAAGGAGCAAATAGAGTCCTTCCTATCTCACGTCATGCCCAGCCTGAATCAAATTGGTGATCTTCAGATTAAAGAACAAATCTCAAACGACATTATCCAGCCGCCTCTCCAGGCAAAGCTGTATCTTGATATTGATGAGGAGCACCTGACCGCCCGGCTTGAATATCATTATGAGGATTATACCTTCTATCCGTTCGGCAATTATAAGGATGAACGGCAGGAATCCAATCAGATTTTAATTCGCGATATGGAGAAAGAGCAGGAAGTGATGAACATCATCGAAACTGCGCCTTTTAAATATAACGGAAATGAATTATACATTGATGAGGAAGATGAGATTTTTTCCTTTCTTTATGATGTACTCCCTAAGCTTGAGGACAAAATCGCGATTTATACAACCAATCAGATCAAACAAATGATGCTGGAGGAACGACAATATCCTGATATCCAGATTGATCTGGATGCAAATGAAAACTTCCTGGAAATTAACTTTGATTTTGAAGATATTCATCCTGATGAAATTCAGCATATCTTTCAGTCCATTACGGAGAAAAAGCGATACTATCGCCTGCCTAATGGTACATTTGTCCCTCTTGAGGATGACGCCTTTACTCCGATTTCCAAGCTGATGAATGAGCTGAATATAAATCCCGAAAATATGGATGAAGGCCAGATTACCGTTCCTGCTTACCGGGGGATGCAGGTTGAAGAATACATGAACAAGGAAATTGGGGCCAAGTACAATAAGGCCTTCCGCCAGTTACTGCGGGATATTAAAACCCCGGATGAAAGTGAATATACGCTGCCGGAGAATTTAAATGCCGACTTGCGTGAGTATCAGAATGTCGGTTATCAATGGCTGAAGGGGCTGAGTCATTATCGCTTTGGCGGAATTTTAGCGGATGATATGGGGCTTGGTAAAACGCTACAGGCGATTGCCTTTCTATTATCCGACTGGGAGGAGAAGCAATCAGAAAACGATCCGGCTCTCGTGGTCGCACCTGCCTCACTCGTCTATAACTGGAAAAGCGAATTTTCCAAGTTTGCGCCACAACTAAATGTGGTTGTCGTGAGTGGCAGCAGAGATGAACGAAGAGGAAAGCTGGAAAAGGCCACAGAAGCGGACGTCCTGGTGACTTCCTACCCTTCGTTAAGACAGGATATAGAAGTCTACCAGCCTATGACCTTTTCGACGATGATTCTGGACGAGGCCCAGGCGATTAAAAACCATTTAACCAAAACGGCTAAAGCAGTAAAATCGATCGTTGCTTCGAAGCGATTTGCTCTTAGCGGAACACCAATTGAGAATTCGCTGGATGAGCTATGGTCTATTTTTGATTGCTTAATGCCCGGATTTTTCCCGAATAAAAAGACCTTTAATACACTGCCACAGGAGCAAATTTCCAGAATGAGCAGACCCTTTATCCTGCGCCGTCTGAAGCAGGATGTATTAAAAGAACTTCCGGACAAGATCGAAACGGTTCACACCTCCGAATTAACAAAAGAGCAAAAGCAGCTTTACCTCGGTTATTTAGAACGAATACAGGGGGAAGCGGCCAATGCCATTGCAGCAGAAGGATTTCAAAAGAACCGGATGAAAATCCTGGCCGGTCTAACCAGGCTGCGTCAGCTGTGTTGCCACCCATCCTTGTTTATTGAGGATTATCAGGGTGAATCAGGCAAGCTCAATCAGCTGCTGGAAATCGTCGAAAATGCCCGGGAAAACAACCAGCGAATGCTTATCTTTTCCCAATTCTCAAGCATGCTGCAAATTATTCAGCAAAAGCTTACCGATGCCGGAATGGATGCCTTTTATCTGGATGGACAAACACCTTCCAAAGAACGGGTGGAAATGGCCGAGCGCTTTAACCAGGGAGAAAAGGAAATCTTCTTAATCTCTCTTAAAGCAGGCGGAACCGGCCTCAACCTGACAGGAGCAGCCACTGTCATCTTATATGATCTATGGTGGAATCCGGCCATTGAAGAACAGGCAGCCGGCCGCGCCCATCGCATCGGACAGAAAAAGGTCGTTCAGGTATTCCGTCTGATTACTGAAGGAACCATTGAAGAAAAAATTTACTCCCTGCAGCAGAAAAAACGGGAACTGATTGAGAATGTCATACAGCCGGGAGAAACGATGTTTAAGAGCCTTAGTGAAGAGGAAATTAAGGAATTGCTAAGTATGAATTAA
- a CDS encoding BCCT family transporter — MKQNYTVFYTSLAILGILVLIGIIIPTATEQLTAGIQTFISNTFGWYYLIMVTILLIICLYLLISPIGRIKLGKQDEKPEFSRPTWIAMLFSAGMGIGLVFYGTSEPISHYGVSSPTGEIGTEQAIKDSLRFTFFHWGVHAWSVYAIVALAIAYFHFRHDRLGLISATLRPVLGDRVEGPTGKAIDVFAVLATVVGVATSLGFGAAQINGGLSYLFGIPANFWVQFLIIAIVTVLFMISAWSGLGKGIKILSNANMGLAAALFVLTFIFGPSLLILNLFTNTVGSYVQTLPQMSFRIAPLNPDIRGWINGWTIFYWAWWIAWSPFVGIFIARVSRGRSIREFVFSVLLIPSVVVFLWFSTFGTSAINLEHNGIAKISELATEESLFGVFNEFPWSMVLSITAILLVSTFFITSADSGTYVLGMMTTNGSLSPNIKIKLTWGIMLSATALVLLYSGGLQALENMMIIAALPFSIIMGLMTASLVKSLYKESKELGIGRVKKRKKS; from the coding sequence ATGAAACAGAACTACACGGTTTTTTATACATCCCTTGCGATTCTTGGCATTCTGGTTTTGATTGGAATTATCATACCAACAGCCACAGAACAATTAACTGCAGGTATTCAGACCTTCATTTCAAATACCTTTGGATGGTACTACTTAATCATGGTCACTATACTTTTAATTATTTGCTTATATTTGTTAATCAGTCCCATCGGAAGGATTAAACTTGGCAAACAGGATGAAAAACCTGAATTTTCAAGACCTACCTGGATTGCTATGTTATTTAGTGCCGGCATGGGGATAGGACTTGTGTTTTACGGCACATCAGAACCAATTAGTCATTATGGCGTCAGCTCTCCAACGGGCGAAATTGGTACAGAGCAGGCAATAAAAGATTCATTGCGTTTCACCTTTTTTCATTGGGGAGTTCATGCGTGGAGTGTTTACGCCATTGTAGCGCTGGCCATTGCCTATTTTCATTTCAGACATGATCGTCTGGGATTGATCAGTGCTACCCTAAGGCCGGTACTCGGAGATCGGGTGGAAGGTCCGACCGGAAAAGCGATTGATGTATTTGCTGTATTGGCAACTGTGGTCGGAGTGGCAACATCGCTTGGTTTCGGTGCTGCGCAAATCAACGGGGGACTTTCATACCTTTTTGGAATTCCAGCAAACTTTTGGGTTCAATTCCTCATCATTGCCATTGTCACAGTCTTATTTATGATTTCCGCCTGGTCCGGTTTAGGGAAGGGCATTAAGATTTTAAGTAATGCGAATATGGGACTTGCCGCTGCTCTTTTTGTTCTGACATTCATTTTTGGGCCATCATTACTGATCTTAAACCTGTTTACCAATACCGTCGGAAGCTACGTACAAACTCTTCCGCAAATGAGTTTCCGCATTGCACCGCTGAATCCGGATATTCGGGGATGGATTAATGGCTGGACCATCTTTTACTGGGCATGGTGGATCGCGTGGTCTCCTTTTGTCGGAATTTTTATTGCCCGAGTTTCAAGAGGCCGCAGTATCCGGGAGTTTGTATTTTCCGTATTGCTCATTCCTTCTGTTGTTGTGTTTTTATGGTTTTCAACATTTGGTACTTCAGCTATCAACCTTGAACATAATGGCATCGCTAAAATTTCAGAATTAGCAACAGAAGAATCATTGTTTGGCGTTTTTAACGAGTTTCCCTGGAGTATGGTCCTTTCGATCACCGCTATTCTTTTAGTCAGTACTTTTTTCATTACATCGGCGGACTCTGGTACGTACGTGTTAGGCATGATGACAACGAATGGCTCTCTGTCGCCGAATATTAAAATTAAGCTGACTTGGGGGATTATGCTGTCAGCAACAGCCCTTGTTCTGCTTTATTCAGGAGGACTGCAGGCTTTGGAGAATATGATGATCATCGCCGCGCTCCCCTTTTCCATTATCATGGGCCTAATGACCGCCAGCCTGGTAAAGTCATTGTATAAGGAGTCTAAGGAACTGGGCATCGGACGGGTGAAAAAAAGGAAAAAATCCTGA
- a CDS encoding LLM class flavin-dependent oxidoreductase: MSKVKRFKNIPLSILDLAPITEEGTARESIQNSVELAKRAEQWGFHRYWLAEHHNMPGIASSATSVLMGHIAGATESIRVGSGGVMLPNHAPLVIAEQFGTLESIYPGRIDLGLGRAPGTDQATSYALRRTLNSSPEEFPQQVAELQHYFKETPTARVKAYPGQGLKIPIWLLGSSGFSARLSAQMGLPFSFASHFSPDYTLPALKIYRDNFKPSNEWKEPYAMVGVNVIAADTEERAKWLATSQQQQFLSLGRGEATPLKAPVEDIHAVASSYEQAALQKSLDPRTTIVGTKETVQKKLQNFLEETNADEIIINSQIYYQEDRLRSYEIVAELMES, translated from the coding sequence ATGTCTAAAGTGAAGCGCTTTAAAAATATACCCTTATCCATTCTTGACCTGGCTCCGATTACGGAAGAAGGAACAGCTCGGGAATCTATTCAAAACAGCGTAGAGTTGGCTAAGCGTGCGGAACAATGGGGCTTTCACCGCTACTGGCTGGCTGAGCATCATAATATGCCCGGTATTGCCAGTTCTGCTACATCCGTTCTTATGGGACATATCGCCGGAGCAACGGAATCGATTCGTGTTGGTTCCGGAGGTGTGATGCTGCCCAACCATGCTCCGCTCGTCATTGCAGAGCAGTTCGGAACCCTCGAATCCATTTATCCCGGAAGAATTGATCTGGGATTGGGCCGGGCACCAGGCACAGATCAGGCCACAAGCTATGCCCTTAGACGTACTTTGAACAGCAGTCCTGAAGAATTCCCTCAGCAGGTAGCAGAGCTGCAGCATTATTTTAAAGAGACACCTACCGCCCGGGTCAAAGCCTATCCCGGACAAGGATTAAAAATTCCTATCTGGCTCCTGGGCTCCAGCGGCTTCAGCGCCCGTCTTTCGGCACAAATGGGACTTCCTTTCTCGTTTGCCAGTCACTTTTCGCCGGATTATACTTTGCCAGCTCTAAAAATTTATCGGGATAACTTCAAGCCATCCAATGAATGGAAGGAGCCTTATGCGATGGTAGGTGTAAATGTGATTGCAGCCGATACAGAAGAAAGAGCAAAATGGCTGGCAACCTCACAGCAGCAGCAATTCCTAAGCTTAGGAAGAGGCGAAGCGACCCCATTAAAAGCACCTGTGGAGGATATTCATGCTGTCGCTTCAAGCTATGAGCAAGCAGCCCTGCAAAAATCCCTGGATCCACGCACCACGATTGTAGGAACAAAAGAAACCGTACAGAAAAAACTGCAAAACTTCTTAGAGGAAACCAATGCAGATGAAATCATCATTAACTCTCAGATCTATTATCAGGAGGACCGCCTGCGTTCTTATGAAATCGTTGCGGAGTTAATGGAGTCATGA
- the rlmN gene encoding 23S rRNA (adenine(2503)-C(2))-methyltransferase RlmN, translating to MTKESIYGLTYDQLTEWLVDHGQKKFRAQQVWDWLYKKRVKQFEDMKNLNKECTELLKEHFVIQTLDVEIKQQSTDGTVKFLFKLQDGNLIETVLMQHHYGLSVCVTTQVGCNIGCTFCASGILRKNRDLSSGEIVEQIMNVQHHLDDQEKGERVSHIVVMGIGEPFDNFDNLVDFLRVVNDQNGLSIGARHITVSTSGLAHKIYEFADLGMQVNLAISLHAPNNELRTQIMKINRAFPVEKLMDAIDYYLEKTNRRITFEYIMLHDVNDHQQEAEELVSLLKDKRHLSYVNLIPYNPVSEHNQYQRSTAEDIKNFYAILLENGINCGVRAEQGTDIDAACGQLRSKQIKKNKKVKERV from the coding sequence ATGACAAAGGAATCCATTTACGGTTTAACCTATGACCAGCTGACGGAATGGCTCGTGGATCATGGCCAGAAGAAATTCCGTGCTCAGCAGGTTTGGGATTGGTTATATAAAAAGAGAGTCAAGCAATTTGAAGATATGAAAAACTTGAATAAAGAATGTACAGAACTATTAAAAGAACATTTTGTCATACAGACGCTGGATGTGGAAATTAAGCAGCAGTCCACAGATGGTACGGTTAAATTTCTGTTCAAATTGCAGGATGGGAATTTAATTGAAACGGTCTTAATGCAGCACCATTACGGATTGTCTGTCTGTGTAACCACGCAGGTTGGCTGTAATATTGGCTGTACGTTCTGTGCCAGTGGAATTCTGAGGAAAAACAGAGATTTATCAAGCGGAGAAATTGTGGAGCAGATCATGAACGTACAGCATCACCTGGATGATCAGGAGAAGGGTGAACGTGTTAGTCATATTGTCGTTATGGGTATTGGTGAACCATTCGATAACTTTGACAATCTGGTTGACTTTCTGCGTGTGGTGAACGATCAGAATGGCCTGTCCATTGGTGCCCGCCACATCACTGTTTCAACCAGTGGCCTTGCCCATAAAATTTATGAGTTTGCCGATCTGGGAATGCAGGTTAACTTAGCAATATCCCTGCACGCTCCAAATAATGAATTAAGAACACAAATCATGAAAATCAACCGCGCCTTTCCGGTTGAGAAATTGATGGATGCAATCGATTATTATCTGGAGAAAACCAATCGTCGTATTACGTTTGAGTACATTATGCTCCACGATGTAAACGATCATCAACAGGAAGCGGAGGAGCTCGTCAGCCTGCTGAAAGATAAACGCCACTTGTCCTATGTAAACTTAATTCCTTATAATCCGGTCAGTGAGCATAACCAGTATCAGCGTAGTACTGCTGAAGATATTAAAAACTTTTATGCCATTCTGCTGGAAAATGGAATCAACTGCGGTGTGCGTGCAGAACAGGGCACAGATATCGATGCAGCTTGTGGCCAGCTGCGTAGTAAACAAATTAAGAAAAATAAAAAGGTAAAGGAACGGGTGTAA